The Phacochoerus africanus isolate WHEZ1 chromosome X, ROS_Pafr_v1, whole genome shotgun sequence genome has a segment encoding these proteins:
- the TCEAL2 gene encoding transcription elongation factor A protein-like 2 — protein sequence MEKLCNENEGKPENHGKMEEEEEPLDAGKPGVACAVADKEKLENKGRTDHRGKPEDEEVLKDKEKPESEAKPKEGKPESQGKPVGEGKPKEGKAESEAKPESQGKPVSEGKPKEEKPASEPRAAGKRPAGDDIPRKAKRKTNKGLAQCLKEYKEAIHDMHLSNEEMIREFDEMARVEDEVKKTRQKLGGFMWMQKSLQDPFHPRGPRELRGGCRAPQRGFEDIPFV from the coding sequence ATGGAAAAACTCTGcaatgaaaatgaaggaaagcctgagaaccatggaaagatggaagaggaagaagagccaCTGGATGCGGGAAAGCCAGGAGTAGCTTGTGCCGTGGCAGACAAGGAAAAGTTAGAAAACAAGGGAAGGACAGATCACAGGGGAAAGCCAGAAGATGAGGAAGTTCTAAAGGATAAGGAAAAGCCAGAGAGTGAGGCAAAGCCCAAAGAAGGAAAGCCAGAGAGCCAGGGAAAGCCAGTGGGCGAGGGCAaaccaaaagaaggaaaagcagagagtGAGGCAAAGCCAGAGAGCCAGGGAAAGCCAGTGAGTGAGGGCAAGCCCAAAGAAGAAAAGCCAGCCAGCGAGCCAAGGGCTGCAGGAAAGCGCCCAGCTGGGGATGATATACCCAGgaaggccaaaagaaaaaccaacaagGGGCTGGCTCAGTGTCTCAAGGAATACAAGGAGGCCATACACGATATGCATTTGAGCAATGAGGAGATGATAAGAGAATTTGACGAGATGGCCAGAGTGGAGGATGAGGTGAAGAAAACCAGACAGAAACTGGGGGGGTTTATGTGGATGCAAAAAAGTTTACAGGACCCCTTCCACCCCAGGGGCCCAAGGGAACTCAGGGGTGGCTGCAGGGCCCCACAGAGGGGTTTTGAAGACATTCCTTTTGTGTAG